Sequence from the Paenibacillus tundrae genome:
GCTTGCTCTGCTTCAGGATAGTCCAGTGCAACCATTAAACGTCCTGCCATTTGGTTGAAATCAGGATGGTTCATTTCGCAGCAACTCCTCTGCCTGTAAGGCTTATTTTTATTGTTTTTGCCCGATATAAAGGACATCCCGCCAACCCAGAGGTTGACTGATGTCCTTCATCAATTGTCTTTTTAGAGGTTGTTCAAAAAGTCAGCTTTTGATTACGAAGGATGCCTGACGGCATCTCAGCATCGAAGTTGGAATTCAGCCGAAATAAGTGGATGCTTACGAAGGTGTTTCCTTCGGAAACAATGTAGTTGCTCACGTAGTTTTGCCTACGCTCCGCTACTCCATTTCTATCTTCATCCCATCTTCTCGGTACTGAAAACCATCCTTTTTGAACACGCACTTTTTAGTTTACAAAGGCTGGCATAGCCTCAGAGGAGAAGTTGATTGTTTCCAGCATTTTCAGCAGGGCACTAATCGTATCCAATGAAGTCATACACACAACACCGTTCTCTACCGCTTCACGGCGGATTCTGAATCCGTCACGCTGTGGTGTTTTACCTTTGGTCAATGTGTTGAACACAAAGTTCGCTTCACCACTGCGGATCATATCCAAAATGTTCGGTGAACCTTCGCTTAATTTGTTTACTTTCGTTACCGGAATGTTGGCTGCTTCGAGAGCTGCTGCTGTTCCGCCTGTAGCCATAATTTTGTAACCCAATCTGTAGAAGCCTTCAAGCAAAGGTACTGCTTCATCTTTGTCTTTGTCTGCTACTGTAACTACAATGGCTCCCGTAGCCGGAATTTTCATGCCTGCTCCGATGAGACCTTTGAACAGCGCTTTGGCATAATTCGGGTCACGACCCATTACTTCACCTGTAGATTTCATCTCAGGACCAAGCGTTGGTTCCACACGACGCAGCTTCGCGAAGGAGAACACTGGAACTTTAACCGATACATGATCCGTTTCAGGCCAGAGACCATCCACATAACCCAGATCTTTCAGTTTCACACCGAGAATAGCTTGTGTTGCCAGGTTAGCCATCGGAATGTTTGTTACTTTGCTCAAGAACGGTACCGTACGGGATGAACGTGGATTCACCTCAATGACATACACTTGGCCATCATGGATGACAAACTGGATGTTGACCAGACCAATCGTTTTCAATTCTTTTGCAATTTTGATTGTAATTTCTACAATCTTCTCTTTCAGATCCTGGGACAGGTGTTGTGGCGGATACACCGCGATGGAGTCACCGGAGTGTACCCCTGCGCGTTCGATATGCTCCATGATTCCTGGAACGAGTATCGTTTCACCATCACAGATCGCGTCTACCTCTACTTCTTTACCCAGCATATAACGGTCAATTAGTACCGGATGCTCAGGGTTAATCTTAACCGCTTGCTCCATATATGTCAGCAATTCAGCATCGGAGTATACAATCTCCATTGCTCGACCACCAAGCACGTATGAAGGACGAACGAGTACTGGATATCCCAGACCTTGAGCTGTTTCTACTGCATCATCCACTGAAGTAACTGTTTTACCTTTCGGCTGTGCAATCTCTAAACGGGAGAGCAGATGCTCGAATTTCTTACGGTCTTCCGCCTCATCGATGCTTTCCAGATCCGTACCAAGGATGGTTACACCTGCATTACGCAGTGGTGCTGCGAGATTGATTGCCGTTTGGCCACCAAACTGTACGATTACGCCCACTGGCTGTTCTTGTTCGATTACGTTCATAACATCCTCGAAGAACAGTGGCTCGAAGTACAGACGATCTGATGTATTAAAGTCCGTAGATACCGTCTCCGGGTTGTTGTTGATAATAACTGCTTCGTAGCCTGCTTTTTGCAGAGCCCACACCGCATGTACTGTGGAATAGTCAAACTCAATCCCTTGACCAATCCGGATTGGACCGGAACCAAGTACAACTACTTTTTTCTTGTCCGAAGGAAGGACTTCATTCTCTGTTTCGTAAGTCGAATAATAGTAAGGCGTTGTTGCTTCGAACTCGGCCGCACATGTATCTACCATTTTGTATACCGGACGAAGGTTTTCTTCTTCACGGCGCGCTCTAACTTCTGCTTCTGTTGTCAATGTGCCTGCAGGTTGACCCTGAGCACGCAATTCAGCAATCGCACGATCCGTAAATCCAAGGCGTTTCGCTTGGTATAACGTTTCGGATGATAGTTCGGACTCTTCACGAATAGTATCCTCGAATTTAATTAGACCTTCAATTTTGTCCAAGAACCACCAGTCAATCTTCGTCAGATCTTGAAGTTGTTGCAGAGTATATCCTCTGCGGAACGCCTCAGCAATCAAGAACATACGCTCATCGTCCGCTTTGATCAGACGCTCGTTTAGCGTTGCTTCATCAAGCGTTTCTGCCTCTTTCAGATAGAGACGGTGTACGCCGATTTCCAGGGAGCGAACAGCTTTATGAATGGATTCTTCAAACGTCCGTCCAATCGCCATAACTTCGCCCGTTGCTTTCATCTGTGTACCAAGCTTCCGGTTAGCCGATGTAAACTTGTCGAACGGCCAACGAGGAATCTTGCTCACGATGTAATCAAGTGTAGGCTCAAAACAAGCGTAAGTTTGACCTGTTACCGGGTTCACGATTTCATCCAATGTGTATCCCATAGCAATTTTGGCAGCCATTTTGGCAATTGGATAGCCCGTTGCTTTGGAAGCAAGCGCGGATGAACGGCTTACCCGTGGGTTAACTTCAATAACATAGTATTGGAAGCTGTGCGGATCCAGTGCGAATTGTACGTTACATCCACCTTCGATGTTAAGGGCACGGATGATTTTCAAGGAAGCCGAACGCAGCATTTGGTATTCACGATCAGACAACGTTTGACTTGGTGCCACTACGATACTGTCGCCTGTATGAACGCCAACGGGGTCAAAGTTTTCCATGTTGCAGACTACGATACAGTTATCGTTTTTGTCTCGCATAACTTCATACTCGACTTCTTTCATGCCAGCAATGCTTTTCTCAACCAAACATTGCCCAATTGGACTGTAACGAAGACCTGCTGCTACTGTTTCGCGCAATTCTTCTTCATTCGCACAGATTCCGCCGCCTGTTCCACCCAGTGTGTAGGCAGGACGAACAATGATCGGATAGCCAATCTCATTTGCAAACTCCAGTGATTCTTCCAGTGTTGTTACAATTACGCTCTCAGGTACAGGCTGCTCCAGTTCACGCATCAGGTCACGGAACAAGTCCCGGTCTTCTGCTTTTTCGATCGAAGTTAGCTGTGTACCCAGCAATTTCACATTCTCACGTTCCAGTACACCTGCACGCGCAAGTTCTACTGCCATGTTCAAACCAGTTTGACCACCCAGTGTTGGCAACAACCCGTCTGGACGCTCTTGACGGATGATTTGAGTTACGAAATCCAATGTGATTGGTTCGATATATACTTTGTCAGCCATGTTTGTATCGGTCATGATCGTTGCAGGGTTGCTGTTGATGAGGACAACTTCCACGCCTTCTTCTTTCAACGCCTGGCAAGCTTGCGTACCGGCATAGTCGAACTCGGCCGCTTGACCGATGACGATTGGTCCGGAACCAATCACCAGGATTTTTTTGAGGTCTTTGTTAATCGGCATGTTATTGTGCTCCTTTCACTGCAGCTGCCAATACGGCTTGACGTGGCTGTGGTGGGTTAGTGATTTTGTGCTCACGAATCATCTCGATGAAACGATCGAACAGATAGCTGTTATCGTAAGGCCCTGGCGCTGCTTCCGGATGATACTGTACCGAAAACGCTGGGAATGTTTTATGTTTCAGACCTTCAATGGTCTTATCGTTATTGTTGATATGTGTTACTTCCAGATCTGTGTTCTTCACAGAATCCTCATTCACCGTGTAACCATGGTTCTGAGAAGTGATGAAGCAACGTCCACTTTCAAGCTCTTTCACCGGATGGTTTCCGCCGCGGTGTCCGAATTTCAGTTTCTCTGTGTCTGCTCCTGCTGCAAGCGCGAAGAGTTGGTGACCAAGGCAGATGCCGAAGATCGGATATTCGCCGAGCAACTCACTGATCATTTTAACTGCGTGAGGTACATCTTTGGGATCCCCAGGGCCGTTAGACAACTGGATACCGTCTGGGTTCAGGCGACGAATCTCGTCTGCAGTTACATCATGAGGCACAACAACTACGTCACAGTTACGTTTGCTAAGTTCACGCAAGATCCCTGTTTTTGCACCGTAATCTACCAACACAATGCGTTCAGCCGTTCCTGGGCTACTGTACACATGAGGAGTCGACGTCAGTGGAACTTGGTTACGCAGCTCAGCGATTGTTGTATCGCCCATCATCTCCAGCAGTTCTTCCACAGGTTTCGATCCTGTTGTGAGAATTCCCTTCATCGTGCCGTGGTGGCGAATCCGGCGAGTCAACATGCGTGTATCAATCTCACTGATACCTACAATGCCGTATTCTTTGAGCAGATTGTCTACGCTGTACTCTGCACGCCAGTTACTTGGCGTTGGCTCATGACGACGTACCACAAAGCCGTGTACAAATGGACGAATCGACTCAAAGTCATCACGTGTAATTCCGTAGTTACCGATTAACGGATACGTCATGGTTACGATTTGACCGCAATAAGAAGGATCCGAAAGCACCTCTTGGTAGCCTGTAATTCCCGTATTAAAAACGACCTCACCCGTTGTTTCACCTTCAGCTCCGAACGCTTTACCAGTGAACAGTGTGCCGTCTTCCAACAATAATCTCGCCTGTGCCATCCCATCTCACTCCTCTGTGTTTATCAACGTTGAATGTCATTTCGGTTGAACTTAGCTTAAGTTTGAGCGGCTCCGCGGACAGAAAGCCCTGCGATCGCTGTTATCTCCTGATTACTTTTTAATCAATTTTTCAATTGATGTAATCCGGTGATAATGGCGAGCGCTTCGCTTCTTCGGGTTCTTTCTGCCCGCTCCGCAGTTACTTCAGCGTCCAAGTTCAAAAGACTGCATTCAACGTGCTTGTTTCTTATATTGGACTCTCGGCATAAGCTGCCTCGAGTTAGTTAGTTATAAAGATGTTACTCATTAACATTTGTAGAATAAGAATTAATCCGTATCAGTTCAGTAATTTACCAATTTACTGTTGTACCGTGTTATTCCATACGCTTTTGCCATCTACCCACGTTTGCATAGGCCAGCCTTTTAGCTTCCATCCTGTAAATGGTG
This genomic interval carries:
- the carB gene encoding carbamoyl-phosphate synthase large subunit, which produces MPINKDLKKILVIGSGPIVIGQAAEFDYAGTQACQALKEEGVEVVLINSNPATIMTDTNMADKVYIEPITLDFVTQIIRQERPDGLLPTLGGQTGLNMAVELARAGVLERENVKLLGTQLTSIEKAEDRDLFRDLMRELEQPVPESVIVTTLEESLEFANEIGYPIIVRPAYTLGGTGGGICANEEELRETVAAGLRYSPIGQCLVEKSIAGMKEVEYEVMRDKNDNCIVVCNMENFDPVGVHTGDSIVVAPSQTLSDREYQMLRSASLKIIRALNIEGGCNVQFALDPHSFQYYVIEVNPRVSRSSALASKATGYPIAKMAAKIAMGYTLDEIVNPVTGQTYACFEPTLDYIVSKIPRWPFDKFTSANRKLGTQMKATGEVMAIGRTFEESIHKAVRSLEIGVHRLYLKEAETLDEATLNERLIKADDERMFLIAEAFRRGYTLQQLQDLTKIDWWFLDKIEGLIKFEDTIREESELSSETLYQAKRLGFTDRAIAELRAQGQPAGTLTTEAEVRARREEENLRPVYKMVDTCAAEFEATTPYYYSTYETENEVLPSDKKKVVVLGSGPIRIGQGIEFDYSTVHAVWALQKAGYEAVIINNNPETVSTDFNTSDRLYFEPLFFEDVMNVIEQEQPVGVIVQFGGQTAINLAAPLRNAGVTILGTDLESIDEAEDRKKFEHLLSRLEIAQPKGKTVTSVDDAVETAQGLGYPVLVRPSYVLGGRAMEIVYSDAELLTYMEQAVKINPEHPVLIDRYMLGKEVEVDAICDGETILVPGIMEHIERAGVHSGDSIAVYPPQHLSQDLKEKIVEITIKIAKELKTIGLVNIQFVIHDGQVYVIEVNPRSSRTVPFLSKVTNIPMANLATQAILGVKLKDLGYVDGLWPETDHVSVKVPVFSFAKLRRVEPTLGPEMKSTGEVMGRDPNYAKALFKGLIGAGMKIPATGAIVVTVADKDKDEAVPLLEGFYRLGYKIMATGGTAAALEAANIPVTKVNKLSEGSPNILDMIRSGEANFVFNTLTKGKTPQRDGFRIRREAVENGVVCMTSLDTISALLKMLETINFSSEAMPAFVN
- the carA gene encoding glutamine-hydrolyzing carbamoyl-phosphate synthase small subunit yields the protein MAQARLLLEDGTLFTGKAFGAEGETTGEVVFNTGITGYQEVLSDPSYCGQIVTMTYPLIGNYGITRDDFESIRPFVHGFVVRRHEPTPSNWRAEYSVDNLLKEYGIVGISEIDTRMLTRRIRHHGTMKGILTTGSKPVEELLEMMGDTTIAELRNQVPLTSTPHVYSSPGTAERIVLVDYGAKTGILRELSKRNCDVVVVPHDVTADEIRRLNPDGIQLSNGPGDPKDVPHAVKMISELLGEYPIFGICLGHQLFALAAGADTEKLKFGHRGGNHPVKELESGRCFITSQNHGYTVNEDSVKNTDLEVTHINNNDKTIEGLKHKTFPAFSVQYHPEAAPGPYDNSYLFDRFIEMIREHKITNPPQPRQAVLAAAVKGAQ